In Afipia sp. GAS231, a single window of DNA contains:
- a CDS encoding CidA/LrgA family protein, translating into MIASLSLILLCQLAGEVMVRGLGLPMPGPVVGLIILLSLLLARDRFAVLARGPLQGDGVEGASRGLLAHLSLLFIPAGVGVVQKLDLLAEHGVAILVVLAVSVVITLLVTVATFLAASRMMTRGGEKP; encoded by the coding sequence ATGATTGCCAGCCTCAGCCTGATCCTGCTCTGCCAGTTAGCCGGTGAAGTCATGGTCCGCGGCCTCGGCTTGCCAATGCCGGGCCCGGTGGTCGGGCTGATCATTCTGCTATCGTTGCTGCTGGCGCGAGACCGTTTCGCGGTGCTCGCGCGCGGACCGCTGCAGGGCGACGGCGTCGAAGGCGCCAGCCGGGGCTTGCTGGCACACCTGTCGCTGCTGTTCATCCCGGCCGGCGTCGGCGTGGTGCAGAAACTCGATCTGCTGGCCGAGCACGGCGTCGCTATCCTCGTCGTCCTCGCGGTGTCCGTCGTCATCACCCTGCTGGTCACGGTCGCGACCTTCCTCGCCGCCAGCCGAATGATGACGCGCGGAGGGGAAAAGCCATGA
- a CDS encoding LrgB family protein, whose amino-acid sequence MSENPFSLWVYLSQSPLLWLTVTLLTYATVDAVSLKTNRHALANPVLHSIWIIGVFLLATGTSYTTYFGGAQFVHFLLGPATVALAVPLYENRKVVAAAILPMLVALLIGSITAIVSVVVLAQVAGLPRGIILSLASKSVTAGVAMGISESLHADPSLTAVSVVLTGIMGAIIVTPLMNRTGITDFRARGFAVGLAAHGIGTAQAFQVDAVAGVFAGIAMSLNALVTSLLVPLAVTLLVR is encoded by the coding sequence ATGAGCGAAAATCCGTTCTCGCTGTGGGTCTACCTGTCGCAGTCGCCGCTGCTGTGGCTGACGGTGACGCTCTTGACCTACGCGACCGTGGACGCGGTCTCGCTGAAAACCAACCGGCATGCGCTCGCCAATCCGGTGCTGCATTCGATCTGGATCATCGGCGTGTTCCTGCTGGCCACCGGCACCTCCTACACCACCTATTTCGGCGGCGCGCAGTTCGTGCATTTCCTGCTCGGGCCGGCCACCGTGGCGCTGGCGGTGCCGCTCTATGAAAATCGCAAGGTGGTGGCGGCGGCTATCCTGCCGATGCTGGTGGCGCTGCTGATCGGCTCCATCACCGCAATCGTCTCGGTGGTGGTGCTGGCGCAGGTGGCCGGCCTGCCGCGCGGCATCATCCTGTCGCTGGCGTCGAAATCCGTCACCGCGGGGGTTGCGATGGGAATCAGCGAATCGCTTCATGCCGATCCGTCGCTGACCGCGGTCTCGGTGGTCCTGACCGGTATCATGGGCGCGATCATCGTCACCCCCTTGATGAACCGGACCGGCATCACGGACTTCCGTGCCCGCGGCTTCGCGGTCGGCCTTGCCGCCCATGGCATCGGGACTGCTCAGGCGTTTCAGGTCGATGCGGTGGCCGGCGTGTTCGCCGGCATCGCCATGAGCCTGAATGCACTGGTGACGTCGCTGCTGGTGCCGCTCGCCGTGACATTATTGGTGCGCTAA
- a CDS encoding sulfite exporter TauE/SafE family protein — protein sequence MISTTQSLLGLASGMLVGFSLGLVGGGGSILAVPLMVYVVGVPEPHVAIGTSAIAVAANAAINLSNHARGGTVIWSCALVFAAAGIVGAFGGSILGKMVEGQKLLALFALIMLVIAMLMLKTRSRIGLPDVKISMSNMPAITGLGLATGTLSGFFGIGGGFLIVPALMLATGMPIMNAVSSSLVAVTAFGMTTAASYAWSGLVSWALAGLFVAGGILGGLAGTRSARHLAERRGALNIVFAVVIIAVALYMLVRNITAL from the coding sequence ATCATCTCCACAACGCAAAGCCTGCTGGGACTGGCATCGGGCATGCTGGTCGGGTTCTCGCTCGGCCTGGTCGGCGGCGGCGGTTCGATTCTCGCGGTGCCGCTGATGGTCTATGTCGTCGGCGTGCCCGAACCCCATGTCGCGATCGGCACCAGCGCCATTGCGGTTGCCGCCAACGCCGCGATCAATCTTTCCAACCACGCGCGCGGCGGCACGGTGATCTGGTCCTGCGCGCTGGTGTTCGCCGCGGCCGGCATCGTCGGCGCCTTCGGGGGCTCGATCCTCGGCAAGATGGTCGAAGGCCAGAAGCTGCTGGCGCTGTTCGCCCTGATCATGCTGGTCATCGCCATGCTGATGCTGAAGACGCGGTCGCGGATCGGGCTGCCCGACGTCAAGATTTCGATGTCCAACATGCCGGCCATCACAGGCCTTGGCCTGGCGACCGGCACGCTGTCCGGATTCTTCGGCATCGGCGGCGGCTTCCTGATCGTGCCGGCCCTGATGCTGGCGACGGGAATGCCGATCATGAATGCGGTCAGTTCCTCGCTGGTCGCCGTCACCGCGTTCGGCATGACCACGGCCGCGAGCTATGCCTGGTCCGGCCTGGTGTCGTGGGCGCTGGCGGGATTGTTCGTGGCGGGCGGCATCCTGGGGGGCCTGGCCGGCACGCGTTCGGCGCGGCACCTCGCCGAGCGGCGCGGCGCGCTCAACATTGTGTTCGCGGTGGTCATTATTGCGGTGGCGCTCTATATGCTGGTGCGTAACATAACCGCGTTGTGA
- a CDS encoding DsbA family protein translates to MNRTNDRARNHSRREALGLLSVSAALLGAAAMSRPALAADDEVLTEALVLRDPEIPAAGNVDGDITIVEWFDYNCPYCRKIDPELRQVIQDDGKVRLVLKDWPILGPVSKVASRMALAAKYQDKFMAAHEAMIGVASKLTEPRIGELLSGAGIDMDRLKRDLETNAKAIDAILARNNDQALAFGFKGTPSFIVGKFRVPGVLTMAEFELVIADARKAKAGKG, encoded by the coding sequence ATGAACCGAACCAACGATCGAGCCCGGAACCATAGCCGCCGCGAGGCGCTCGGCCTGCTCAGCGTGAGCGCGGCGCTGCTGGGCGCCGCCGCGATGTCGCGTCCGGCGCTAGCCGCGGATGACGAGGTTCTGACCGAAGCGCTGGTGCTGCGCGACCCGGAAATCCCCGCGGCGGGGAATGTCGACGGCGACATCACGATCGTCGAATGGTTCGATTATAACTGCCCGTATTGCCGCAAGATCGATCCGGAACTCCGGCAGGTCATCCAGGACGACGGCAAGGTCCGGCTGGTGCTGAAGGACTGGCCGATCCTGGGACCGGTCTCCAAGGTCGCTTCCCGGATGGCGCTGGCCGCCAAATACCAGGACAAGTTCATGGCCGCGCATGAGGCCATGATCGGCGTCGCCTCGAAACTGACCGAGCCGCGGATCGGCGAATTGTTGTCGGGCGCCGGTATCGACATGGACCGCCTCAAGCGCGACCTCGAGACCAATGCGAAGGCGATCGACGCCATCCTCGCCCGCAACAACGATCAGGCGCTGGCGTTCGGCTTCAAAGGCACGCCGTCCTTCATCGTCGGAAAATTCCGTGTGCCCGGCGTGCTGACCATGGCGGAATTCGAACTGGTCATCGCCGACGCCCGCAAGGCCAAGGCGGGCAAGGGCTAG